The following are encoded in a window of Gramella sp. MT6 genomic DNA:
- a CDS encoding class I SAM-dependent methyltransferase, producing the protein MKDNFSTRSKEYSQYRPTYPNEVYDFIKAQLSSYDTAWDCGTGNGQVAVELSKFFKKVEATDISENQLKNAAKRDNIHYSVQPAEKTSFSNRKFDLIISAQAVHWFNFDTFYSEVIRCLKPGGKVMIMGYGLFYSNTETKRVITRFYNDIIGPYWDEERIYLDENYETIPFPFKEIATPEFAQRYHWSIDHLLGYLRTWSAVKHFENENGRDPVSLIESELREAFGKSNEVNFPILLRMGKMDRPA; encoded by the coding sequence TTGAAGGATAATTTTTCTACCAGGTCTAAAGAATATAGCCAGTACAGGCCTACCTATCCAAATGAGGTCTATGATTTTATAAAGGCCCAGCTCTCGTCTTACGATACAGCCTGGGATTGTGGCACAGGAAACGGTCAGGTGGCCGTGGAGCTTTCAAAGTTTTTTAAAAAGGTGGAAGCAACAGATATAAGTGAGAATCAATTAAAGAACGCGGCTAAAAGAGATAATATCCATTACTCTGTCCAGCCTGCTGAAAAGACCAGCTTTTCTAACCGCAAGTTCGATCTTATAATAAGTGCACAAGCCGTTCACTGGTTTAATTTTGATACTTTTTATTCAGAAGTGATAAGATGCCTTAAACCCGGAGGCAAGGTCATGATCATGGGGTACGGTCTTTTTTATTCTAATACAGAGACCAAGAGGGTGATAACCAGGTTTTATAATGATATCATAGGTCCATACTGGGATGAAGAAAGGATATATCTTGATGAAAATTATGAAACTATCCCTTTTCCATTTAAGGAAATAGCTACTCCAGAATTTGCGCAGCGTTACCATTGGAGTATTGATCATTTATTGGGCTATTTACGTACCTGGTCTGCAGTGAAGCATTTCGAAAATGAGAATGGAAGAGATCCAGTTTCGTTGATAGAATCTGAACTTCGTGAAGCTTTCGGAAAAAGTAACGAAGTTAACTTTCCTATACTTCTCAGAATGGGGAAAATGGACAGACCTGCTTAA
- a CDS encoding T9SS type A sorting domain-containing protein, with the protein MKKTFKKLITAFLFMMAISVNASDGLDLKVNNQQNLIVEVQRLEQGAMLSLLDETGEIVYKDKFFNEDTFTKVFDFNRLEDGKYTLIFDKEHSVSFSTITKDGSNLSIDDTAYRLDFKPLYRVSGDQVSICLSNPEENKVEIEIFDKFGVPVGNLRTNDLVVKSKLDFSKVPSGSYIVKIKTKTNTFSKWIDVG; encoded by the coding sequence ATGAAAAAGACATTCAAAAAATTAATTACGGCTTTTCTTTTTATGATGGCCATTTCAGTTAATGCGTCAGACGGATTAGACCTGAAAGTGAATAATCAGCAAAATCTAATTGTTGAGGTTCAGAGACTCGAGCAGGGGGCAATGCTTAGCCTTCTTGATGAAACCGGAGAGATCGTGTATAAAGACAAGTTCTTTAATGAAGACACTTTCACCAAGGTTTTTGATTTTAATCGTCTGGAAGATGGAAAATATACTTTGATATTCGATAAGGAACACAGCGTTTCTTTTTCAACCATCACAAAAGATGGTTCGAATTTAAGTATAGATGATACTGCTTACAGATTAGATTTCAAGCCTTTATATAGGGTTTCAGGAGATCAGGTATCTATTTGCCTTTCAAATCCTGAAGAAAATAAGGTAGAAATAGAAATTTTTGATAAATTTGGCGTGCCCGTTGGAAATTTGAGAACAAATGACCTGGTTGTTAAAAGCAAACTGGATTTTTCAAAAGTGCCTTCTGGTAGTTATATTGTAAAAATTAAGACTAAGACCAACACGTTTTCAAAATGGATCGATGTTGGATAA
- a CDS encoding 4Fe-4S dicluster domain-containing protein: protein MAIVITDECINCGACEPECPNTAIYEGADDWRYADGTDLEGNVVLPNGKEADANEAQEPVSDEIYYIVPDKCTECKGFHEEPQCAAVCPVDCCVPDEDHVETEEELLAKQRFMHHDE, encoded by the coding sequence ATGGCAATTGTAATAACCGATGAATGCATAAACTGCGGGGCCTGTGAGCCGGAATGCCCGAATACCGCAATTTATGAAGGAGCAGATGACTGGAGATATGCCGATGGTACCGACCTTGAGGGTAATGTAGTTTTACCAAATGGGAAAGAAGCCGACGCAAATGAAGCACAGGAACCTGTTAGTGATGAGATATATTATATTGTTCCAGATAAATGTACCGAGTGTAAAGGTTTTCATGAAGAACCTCAGTGTGCCGCAGTATGTCCTGTAGATTGTTGTGTTCCAGATGAAGATCATGTGGAAACAGAGGAGGAGTTACTTGCTAAACAGCGTTTTATGCACCACGACGAATAA
- the treS gene encoding maltose alpha-D-glucosyltransferase: protein MAKSSNSKENHWYKDAIIYELHIKAFFDSNGDGIGDFEGLMQKLDYLEDLGVTAIWLLPFYPSPLRDDGYDIADYYNINPSYGNVEDFKIFLNEAHSRGLKVITELVINHTSDQHEWFQRARKAPAGSEEREYYVWSDDPHKYKDARIIFTDTEPSNWSWDAEAQSYYWHRFFSHQPDLNFDNPKVQQEVFNIMDYWCKMGVDGFRLDAVPYLFEREDTNCENLPQTHEFLKKLRAHVDKNYDNKLLLAEANMWPEDSAAYFGDGDECHMNYHFPIMPRMFMAVKMEDRYPIIDIIDQTPEIPENCQWGIFLRNHDELTLEMVTDEERDYMYKVYTKDPQAKINVGIRHRLAPLLDNNRSKIELMNMLLFSLPGTPIIYYGDEIGMGDNFYLGDRDGVRTPMQWTADRNAGFSLANPQKLYLPLIIDPEYKYESINVETQQMISSSLLWWMKRIIGMRKKYKAFGRGDIEFLSPSNSKIIAYTRIYKDEKILVLGNLSRFSQPAELDLEDFKGYTPVEVFSHNRFPKITDRPYLFTLSPYGYYWFALEEERERVEGGSKIPVLKIDNWNNLLKNRTLQKLSGQILPPYLEHRRWFESAGRTLQEITVKESIEIKIKDLPTRIIILEVTYNEGLPELYQLPVSFASIENENLLNEIPKRGIIAKLKIDKEEGYLFDSVYAEEFRDHLIEGFRGSKRSKTASGELDFSAEKSLIKDLDKEPRSELVSTEHRQTIITYDNELILKLYRKLDQTFNPDVETIKFLSTKTDFEKISRYAGTVKFSQRNGKPYFLGMLQQIIENQGEVWTHVKDSLDRYFERVLTAKKDIEIEKLDDHITLPLGYEDFPKPVQEITGIILPERIYQLGEFTAELHDALSQHSKEKDFDKEESSLHYQRSLFSGLQTLTRTSLEKLKQVIKDLPEETAKEAKEVIGLKKDILNCFKDIYDHKISVMKIRTHGDYHLRQILWTGRDYIMNSFEGDPSKSFSERRIRRSAMRDLAAMIRSLHYAAYSNILSPEYDQQRKEGDLEDWAEKWHYYISRLYIKGYLDKADARDYVPKKHGDFKILMNTFLLEKAITELNYEIENRPEWIIIPLRGIKAILDHYKSD from the coding sequence ATGGCTAAAAGTTCCAATTCCAAAGAAAATCACTGGTACAAAGACGCAATAATTTACGAACTCCACATTAAGGCCTTTTTTGATAGTAACGGTGACGGAATTGGAGACTTTGAAGGGCTAATGCAGAAACTGGATTACCTGGAAGATCTTGGAGTAACTGCCATCTGGTTATTACCATTTTATCCATCACCACTGCGGGATGATGGGTATGATATCGCAGATTATTATAATATCAATCCCTCCTATGGAAATGTGGAAGATTTCAAGATCTTCCTGAATGAAGCTCATAGCCGCGGATTAAAAGTTATTACCGAGCTGGTGATAAACCATACCTCAGATCAGCATGAATGGTTTCAAAGAGCCAGAAAAGCTCCTGCGGGATCTGAAGAAAGGGAGTATTATGTGTGGAGCGATGATCCACATAAATATAAAGATGCCCGGATAATTTTCACCGATACCGAACCCTCCAACTGGAGTTGGGATGCTGAAGCCCAATCATATTACTGGCATCGCTTTTTCTCGCATCAGCCCGACCTGAATTTTGATAATCCTAAGGTACAGCAGGAAGTTTTCAATATTATGGATTACTGGTGTAAAATGGGAGTAGATGGTTTCAGGCTCGATGCTGTTCCATATTTATTCGAAAGAGAAGACACTAATTGTGAGAATCTTCCACAAACGCATGAATTTCTGAAAAAACTCAGAGCACATGTAGATAAGAATTATGATAACAAATTGCTTCTTGCTGAAGCTAATATGTGGCCTGAAGATTCCGCAGCTTATTTTGGAGATGGAGATGAATGTCATATGAACTACCACTTCCCTATAATGCCTCGTATGTTCATGGCTGTAAAAATGGAAGACCGCTACCCTATTATAGATATTATAGACCAGACCCCGGAGATTCCTGAAAATTGCCAGTGGGGGATCTTCCTTAGAAATCATGATGAACTTACCCTGGAAATGGTAACAGATGAAGAAAGGGATTATATGTATAAGGTTTATACTAAAGATCCTCAGGCCAAGATCAACGTTGGGATAAGACATAGACTGGCTCCGCTACTGGATAATAACCGCAGCAAGATAGAACTCATGAATATGCTCCTATTTTCTTTACCGGGAACACCAATTATCTATTACGGCGATGAGATCGGGATGGGAGATAATTTCTACCTTGGAGATCGTGATGGGGTAAGAACACCTATGCAATGGACGGCAGACCGAAATGCCGGGTTCTCACTTGCAAATCCGCAGAAACTATACCTGCCACTCATCATAGATCCTGAGTATAAATATGAATCTATAAACGTGGAGACCCAGCAAATGATCTCTTCCTCTCTTCTCTGGTGGATGAAGAGGATCATTGGTATGCGTAAAAAATATAAGGCCTTTGGAAGAGGAGATATAGAATTCCTTTCACCATCCAATTCCAAGATCATCGCCTACACCAGGATTTATAAGGATGAAAAGATCCTTGTACTGGGAAATCTTTCCCGTTTTTCACAACCAGCAGAACTGGATCTTGAAGATTTTAAGGGCTATACTCCGGTAGAAGTCTTTAGCCATAACAGATTTCCGAAGATAACAGACAGACCATATCTATTTACCTTATCGCCTTATGGCTATTACTGGTTTGCCCTGGAAGAAGAAAGAGAAAGAGTTGAAGGCGGAAGTAAAATCCCGGTTTTAAAGATCGATAACTGGAATAATCTTTTAAAGAACAGGACCCTTCAAAAATTATCTGGCCAGATCCTTCCTCCATACCTGGAGCACAGAAGATGGTTTGAAAGCGCCGGAAGGACCCTTCAGGAGATCACTGTTAAAGAATCTATTGAGATCAAAATAAAAGATTTGCCAACAAGGATCATTATTCTTGAGGTGACCTATAATGAAGGTTTACCTGAGTTATACCAGCTTCCGGTTTCTTTCGCATCAATAGAAAATGAAAATCTACTTAATGAAATACCCAAGCGTGGGATCATCGCTAAACTAAAAATTGATAAGGAAGAAGGATACTTATTTGATTCGGTTTATGCTGAAGAATTCAGGGATCATTTAATAGAAGGTTTCAGAGGATCAAAAAGATCTAAAACAGCATCTGGAGAATTAGACTTTTCAGCTGAAAAATCCTTGATAAAAGACCTGGATAAAGAACCTAGATCTGAACTGGTGAGCACAGAACACCGGCAAACGATCATCACTTATGATAACGAGCTGATTTTAAAACTCTATAGAAAACTAGATCAAACCTTTAATCCCGATGTTGAGACCATTAAATTCCTGTCCACTAAAACAGATTTCGAAAAGATTTCAAGGTATGCAGGAACGGTAAAATTCAGCCAAAGAAATGGAAAACCATATTTCCTGGGAATGCTTCAGCAAATTATCGAAAACCAGGGAGAAGTGTGGACCCATGTAAAGGATTCTTTGGACCGGTATTTTGAACGGGTACTTACTGCTAAAAAGGATATTGAAATAGAGAAACTGGATGATCATATTACGCTTCCGCTGGGATATGAGGATTTTCCAAAACCTGTTCAGGAAATTACGGGAATTATTCTTCCTGAAAGGATTTATCAATTGGGAGAATTCACTGCCGAACTTCATGATGCCCTTTCACAGCACTCTAAAGAAAAAGATTTTGATAAAGAAGAGTCTTCATTACATTACCAAAGGTCATTATTTTCAGGATTACAGACTTTGACAAGGACAAGTCTGGAGAAATTGAAACAGGTAATCAAAGATCTTCCGGAAGAAACGGCCAAAGAGGCAAAAGAAGTTATTGGTTTGAAAAAAGATATTCTAAATTGTTTTAAGGATATATATGACCATAAGATCTCGGTGATGAAAATAAGAACGCACGGGGATTATCATTTAAGACAGATCCTATGGACAGGTCGAGATTATATCATGAATAGTTTTGAAGGTGACCCATCAAAATCCTTTAGCGAAAGGCGAATAAGGAGATCGGCAATGAGAGATTTAGCTGCCATGATCAGATCTCTTCACTATGCGGCTTATAGCAATATACTTTCTCCGGAATATGACCAGCAACGAAAAGAAGGCGACCTGGAAGATTGGGCTGAAAAATGGCATTATTATATAAGCAGGCTATATATTAAAGGTTACCTGGACAAAGCCGACGCACGGGATTACGTACCTAAAAAACATGGAGACTTTAAGATCCTGATGAATACTTTTTTACTTGAAAAAGCGATTACTGAACTTAATTATGAAATAGAGAATCGCCCTGAATGGATAATTATCCCGTTACGGGGCATCAAGGCGATTCTGGATCATTATAAATCTGATTAG
- a CDS encoding carboxypeptidase-like regulatory domain-containing protein, with protein sequence MKKFEAILNGKTHFLILLFSFLFVSMQSFAFQPSDIKFVEYKGEVVNARNGRPISSAYLALNNSNISTITNSDGEFSLKVPEDLTEATVTISVLGFQSKTLPLTYFKSSNTRIELEETVEELTEISLYKATNPELLVREMLSKKDENYLTDQSLMTGFYRETIKKGWSNVSLSEAVVKIFKSPYNSTKKDLVSLFKARKSTDYNKLDTLALKLRGGPFNTLYLDMMKYTEYVLRPGMVESYEFSFDDPAKINDRYTYVVNFKEIDESDPWYYGKLFIDAETSTLVKADYSLNVDDRDAAAAMFVKKKPNGSKVYPTELNYQVDYAQEDGKWHFAYGKAQMDYVVNWKRKIFNSKYKIDSEMVVTDWQEYASDDWKKTVDLINPNIVMVDDVSGFSDSEFWGSNNIIEPDKSIQNAIDKINRKMDDN encoded by the coding sequence ATGAAAAAATTTGAAGCAATATTAAATGGTAAAACTCACTTCCTGATTTTACTGTTCAGCTTTTTATTCGTCTCCATGCAAAGCTTCGCTTTTCAACCTTCAGACATTAAATTTGTTGAATATAAAGGGGAAGTAGTTAATGCCCGAAATGGTAGGCCGATATCTTCAGCTTACCTTGCCCTTAATAATAGTAATATTTCTACTATTACGAATTCAGACGGAGAATTCTCTCTGAAAGTACCCGAAGATCTTACAGAGGCAACAGTTACTATCTCTGTACTTGGTTTCCAGAGTAAAACCCTTCCTCTTACCTATTTTAAGAGTTCCAACACAAGGATAGAACTTGAGGAAACTGTAGAAGAGCTCACTGAAATTAGTTTATATAAAGCTACGAACCCGGAGTTACTGGTAAGAGAAATGCTCTCTAAAAAGGATGAAAATTATTTAACAGACCAAAGTCTTATGACTGGTTTCTATCGTGAAACCATTAAAAAAGGCTGGAGCAATGTTAGTTTATCTGAAGCTGTGGTGAAAATTTTTAAAAGTCCATATAATTCTACAAAGAAAGACCTAGTATCGCTTTTTAAAGCACGTAAGAGTACAGATTATAATAAACTGGACACTCTTGCACTAAAACTTCGAGGTGGTCCGTTCAATACCTTGTATCTGGATATGATGAAATATACTGAGTATGTATTGAGGCCAGGAATGGTAGAAAGTTATGAATTCTCTTTTGACGACCCGGCAAAGATCAATGACCGTTATACATACGTAGTGAACTTTAAAGAAATTGATGAATCTGACCCTTGGTATTATGGCAAACTTTTTATAGATGCCGAAACCTCTACCCTTGTTAAGGCCGATTATAGCCTGAACGTAGATGACAGGGATGCTGCTGCCGCCATGTTCGTAAAGAAAAAGCCAAATGGTTCTAAGGTCTACCCAACAGAACTCAACTACCAGGTTGATTATGCGCAGGAAGATGGTAAATGGCATTTTGCCTACGGTAAAGCACAAATGGATTATGTGGTTAACTGGAAGCGTAAGATCTTTAACTCTAAATATAAGATAGATAGTGAAATGGTAGTAACCGACTGGCAGGAATATGCCAGTGATGACTGGAAGAAAACTGTTGATCTTATAAATCCGAATATTGTAATGGTAGATGATGTTTCCGGATTCTCAGATTCAGAGTTCTGGGGAAGCAATAATATCATTGAACCAGATAAGTCAATTCAAAATGCGATCGATAAGATCAACCGTAAAATGGATGACAATTAA
- a CDS encoding serine hydrolase domain-containing protein has protein sequence MHKITLPRLISGFNLLLFISTFSILSIRAQTGLVAASSESVGVSSERLDKIGNMLSSSIENDQIPGAVALIAKDGKIVYHKAFGEADAEGKDLKKDHIFRIASQTKAITSTAVMMLWEEGRFKLDDPISKYIPAFEDEQVLVSFKEQDSSFQMIPANKEITIRHLLSHTSGIGYGVIDGDDRFRKIYAKAGIVDLFTTNDVTIEENIKKLAKLPLHHEPGEKFTYSEGLDVLGYFVEVISGKPFDEFLKDRIFDPLNMQDTYFYLPESKADRLVKIQKREGDEWVNYPVTFYDPEYPATGAKKFFSGGAGLSSTALDYAKFLQMYLNGGNYNGNQILSPTTINMIMSNQTGDLFSGPENYYGLAFGVVSKEGEVKGGLGPEGTFDWGGYFNTQYFADPKNDIIGILMKQTQGPLNDETGWKFRQMVFSSIID, from the coding sequence ATGCATAAAATAACACTACCAAGGCTCATTTCTGGATTTAACCTTCTTTTATTCATTTCTACCTTTTCTATCTTATCCATCCGTGCACAAACCGGTTTGGTAGCAGCAAGTTCAGAAAGTGTTGGGGTATCTTCAGAAAGACTCGATAAGATCGGAAACATGTTATCATCTTCAATTGAAAATGATCAAATACCAGGAGCAGTAGCTTTGATAGCGAAAGATGGGAAAATAGTCTATCATAAAGCTTTTGGTGAAGCAGATGCGGAAGGAAAGGATTTGAAAAAGGATCATATCTTCCGAATCGCATCACAAACTAAGGCTATTACCTCTACGGCTGTTATGATGCTGTGGGAAGAAGGGAGATTTAAGCTGGATGATCCTATTTCAAAATATATCCCTGCATTTGAAGACGAGCAGGTGCTGGTTAGCTTTAAGGAGCAGGATTCCAGTTTTCAAATGATACCGGCGAATAAGGAAATAACTATTCGGCATTTATTGAGTCACACCTCCGGGATTGGTTATGGTGTGATCGATGGAGATGATAGATTCAGGAAAATCTATGCTAAAGCCGGTATAGTAGATCTTTTTACCACAAACGATGTAACTATTGAAGAAAATATTAAAAAACTTGCCAAACTACCTTTGCATCATGAGCCAGGTGAAAAATTCACGTATTCCGAAGGACTTGATGTGCTGGGATATTTTGTTGAAGTAATTTCCGGAAAGCCTTTTGATGAATTTCTGAAGGATAGAATTTTCGATCCCCTTAATATGCAGGACACTTATTTCTATTTGCCGGAATCAAAGGCTGACAGATTGGTGAAAATTCAGAAGCGGGAAGGTGATGAATGGGTAAACTACCCGGTAACTTTTTATGATCCTGAATATCCGGCAACAGGAGCGAAAAAATTCTTTTCAGGTGGTGCCGGTCTATCCAGTACAGCACTGGATTATGCTAAATTTCTCCAGATGTATCTTAATGGCGGAAATTATAACGGAAACCAGATTTTGAGTCCAACAACTATCAACATGATAATGAGTAACCAAACCGGCGATCTTTTTAGTGGTCCTGAAAATTATTACGGCTTAGCCTTCGGAGTTGTGAGCAAAGAAGGAGAGGTCAAGGGTGGTTTGGGTCCTGAAGGAACTTTTGACTGGGGTGGTTATTTTAATACACAATATTTTGCCGACCCGAAAAACGATATTATAGGCATTTTAATGAAGCAAACCCAGGGACCGTTGAATGACGAGACTGGTTGGAAATTCAGGCAAATGGTTTTTTCCAGTATAATAGATTAA
- a CDS encoding AraC family transcriptional regulator — protein MGTGNKPTLEKIEPGFGSSFSYRTYYSDPDHKKPTFWHYHPEIELVYVNKGCGKRQIGSHISYYRNGDLILIGSLLPHCSFTDSLTGHERESVLQFKESFLGYDFFESSEMTGIKNLLERAKKGIVFHGDTKRRIGAKIESLKDKDPFSRLIGLLQVLKMLEKAEKYTILNAGGFVLETSLQDNDRINIIFNFVKQEFTRPISLDEISEKVSMTNPAFCRYFKKITGKTFTRFVNEYRLAHAAKLLHEKQISITDVSFESGFNNFSHFNKQFKAFTGKSPSTYRNELKFSVS, from the coding sequence ATGGGAACAGGTAACAAACCTACTCTGGAAAAGATAGAACCGGGATTTGGAAGTTCTTTTTCCTATAGGACTTACTATAGTGATCCAGATCACAAAAAGCCAACTTTCTGGCATTACCATCCTGAGATCGAACTGGTTTATGTAAATAAAGGATGTGGTAAACGGCAAATAGGTAGCCACATATCCTATTATAGAAATGGTGATCTTATACTAATTGGTTCTTTATTACCTCATTGTTCGTTCACAGACAGCCTTACCGGCCATGAACGGGAATCTGTACTACAGTTCAAAGAGAGTTTCCTGGGTTATGATTTCTTCGAATCTTCAGAAATGACTGGGATTAAAAATTTATTGGAACGTGCTAAAAAAGGAATTGTATTTCATGGTGATACCAAACGGAGGATTGGTGCCAAAATAGAAAGCTTAAAAGACAAGGATCCATTTTCCAGATTAATAGGTTTACTACAGGTTTTAAAAATGCTGGAAAAAGCTGAAAAATATACTATTCTCAATGCCGGCGGTTTTGTATTGGAAACCTCCTTGCAGGATAATGACAGAATAAATATTATTTTCAATTTTGTAAAACAGGAATTTACCAGACCAATTAGTCTTGACGAGATAAGTGAAAAGGTTAGTATGACCAACCCGGCCTTCTGCAGGTATTTTAAAAAGATAACTGGCAAAACCTTTACCAGGTTCGTGAATGAATACAGGCTGGCACATGCCGCCAAACTATTACATGAAAAACAGATAAGTATTACTGATGTTTCCTTTGAGAGCGGATTTAATAATTTCAGTCATTTCAATAAACAGTTCAAGGCATTCACGGGGAAATCACCTTCCACCTATAGAAATGAATTAAAGTTCAGTGTTTCGTAA